The DNA segment GTCAAATCCTGCTTTGCCGTACTTACTCTTGCATATCCAAATTTCATCTAGGTAACTCCTTTATAAAAATATCTATTAAAACATATTTTAATTTACTGTACATTATTTGGCTTATTATACCCTTAAAATACATATAGTTTTAGGTGTATGTCAAACCAGCTGGTTTGGTAGATATATAAACATTCTAAAAAATAGAGGCTGCTTCAAAAATTTTTGAAACAGTCTCTTTTATCCTATACTATATCCTTCCATCTCTTAGGAATTCCCATCTTTTTTAATATTTTTTCACTATGGTTAGGTAATAAAATTTTTAAATTATCCATTAACTTGTCTATTTCTTTTGTCATTTTTTCAAAATTATTTTTAGATAAAAATATTTTTAATGATATTATTAATGCAAAAACACTATTATTAAAACTTAATCGTTTTTCTGTAAAAATAAAAGGGCAAGGAGAATTTCCCATCGGTATCTTCGTGAAGCATATCTGTCATTTGCTTAATGAATTTCCTGTCTGCACCTGCGATACAACGCTTACTACATCCCTGCTCCTGCTGTCAACTTCCGTATCAGAATACTACCTAAATCCTTGACAAGAAGTCTGTTAAACTGCGTCAGTTCCTGATTGACATTATTCTTAAGCTTCTCCAATTCACGGAACGCTTCCCTGACTACATTGTTAATGCTGCTCCTACCTGATACAGAATTGTATTTCTTGAAATTGTTTATTGCTGAAATCTCAGCCATTTTTATTTCCCATTTTCAAAAAATATTTCTATATTTTCCAATTTAGAGCGTGTCTGAAAACTCTCGAAATGATGAATTTTTAACAAATTTTTCTAAAATCAAAAATAATAAACACTGATTTTATCGTAATTTTTATAATTTCTAAAATCAAAAAAATATTAAAAATAACATAGATTTTGAGTTTTCAGACACAGCCTATTTTAATTATAGTTCTTTAAATTTTTTTTTAAATTTTGCTAGCAAGTAATTCTTCTGCCAGCTCAACTATCTCCTGAGTAAAATCTTCTTCACCAAGGTTATAGATTGCCTCCAGCTGTATATTCATCTCTTTCGCTCTTTCTATTTTTCTTGCAAGTTTTTCAAATGAATCCTTAAGTTTGGGGAGATTTTTTATCCCTTCACAAATGAATCCCAGGTTTCTCACATTTTCATTATTAAAATCAATTTTTTCCTTCAGTTTTTCTCTCAATGTTTTTTCCTTTTCCTGTTCTGGAACAGCTTCAGTCAGTCTTGATTTTATTTCTGGAACTATTTCTGGTTCTTCTTTCCTTTCTGATTTTCCAGGTTTGCTCAGGGAAATTGGATTATCACTGTTTTTTTCATTATCTATCACAATATCCTCTTTTCTCTCAGGAGAGAATCTGAACTCAAATCCAACAACCCTGCTTCTCCTCGTCCGCCAGAAAATCCATATTTTTTAATAATTTCTAAATTATATCTTTCTCCTAATTCTTTTTGAATCGGTTTTAAAACCCAGGCATCTATATCAGTAATCCTGTACTTTTCAGGAATATCAAGCAAATTTCTAAATTCTTCAATGCTGCATTTCCAAAATCCCGTTTTTTTAAACTGTTTCATTCGACGATAAAATTCTTTCGTATAGCTTGATTTTAAAGTTACAAACTCTTCTAACTCGAATCTTGTCCATTCTCTATTAAAATCGTTAAGTAAAAATCTAAAATCTTCATTTAAAGAAATTATTAATTTTTGATTATCTAAATCTATTCTAAAAGTTTTAAAAATTGCCATTTGAATAATTATATTTTTCACTCTATAAGTGTAATTTAATGCAAGCAACTTTTTATTAACATTCATTATTGTATTTGCAAATTCTCTTGTTGTCATATTTTTTTCTAAATTAATCAATCTTTTTAAATCATAAAATGAATATTCAAGAATATTTATACTTTGGTCTCTTAATTTATGAAAAATTGTCATTAACAAGTTTAATTCTTCAGAAGTAAATTTCCTTAATGCCTGATTATTAAAATCATTATCATATTTTACAATTTCATTTCCCATACATCATTCCTTTCAAAATCAATTATATTTAAAATTATAACATATTAAAAACAAGTTTTCAATAAATTCACTTGTTTTTTAATTCCCAAA comes from the Leptotrichia sp. HSP-536 genome and includes:
- a CDS encoding replication initiation protein; protein product: MGNEIVKYDNDFNNQALRKFTSEELNLLMTIFHKLRDQSINILEYSFYDLKRLINLEKNMTTREFANTIMNVNKKLLALNYTYRVKNIIIQMAIFKTFRIDLDNQKLIISLNEDFRFLLNDFNREWTRFELEEFVTLKSSYTKEFYRRMKQFKKTGFWKCSIEEFRNLLDIPEKYRITDIDAWVLKPIQKELGERYNLEIIKKYGFSGGRGEAGLLDLSSDSLLREKRIL